A window of Clostridium novyi genomic DNA:
AATCAACAAAAAGAAGATATGATATCAGATCAAATAAGCTTAAAAGAGTATATGGACCCTTTTAAGGGTAGCAAGTAACAAAAGATGCGGCTGGCGGGCTTTTATAAGCGCCTTAAGGCGCAACGCAGGTAAGGTCTCCTTATAGGACGATAGAAATACCACCAGCTAAGCTGGTGGATTATTATTTACTACTAATTTTTCAAATATATCTATTGTATTGTTTTGAATCTTTTCTGTTACATGAGAATATGTGTCTATAGTAGTTGCTAATTTAGAATGACCTAATCTTTTCTGAATATCTTTTATATTAGCACCACCCTCCAGTAGCATAGAAGCATGAGTATGTTTTAGAGCATGGAAGTTGAATTTTATTCCTAAGTCATAGTTTACTACACGGCTTAAGTATTTTAACGAATCACTTGAAACAAGTTCACCATTTTCTTTGGTAGAGATTAAGTCCGTAGTAATATATGTTTTGCCATGAAAGTCATAGGTATTTTTAGCATAATATTTACCGTATCTTAGTTGATTTTCTTTTTGCCATAGATTATGTTTCTTTAGTATATTAATAAGAGTATCACCAATTCTTATAGTCCTATTAGAGCTCCTAGTTTTAGGAGTATCAAAACACCATTCATGACCTTGTTTTAATAGGTTCTTTTCAACAGTTAATGTTTTATTTTCAAAGTCTATATTATCCCAAGTTAATGCACACACTTCACTAGCTCTTAGGCCAGTATGAAAAGCTATTTGAACATTAATATAAAAGCTGCTGCCAAAAGGGAATCTATCTAATATTTGATTAACTTCATCTATAGTTAATAAGCTTATCTTTTCATCAGATTGTTTGGTATTAAATTTGGGCATTGATACATATAACATAGGGTTTTCTTTTATAAATCCATATGGATGTACGGCCATCTTTAATGATCCACTTAATACACCATAAAAGTTACCTAAAGTATTTTTGGTATATCCATTTTTCTTTTTACTATTCATATAAACGTCAAGATAATAATGAAATTTTCCGATCATTTAAGGGTGTAGTTTTTTACTCATCGTCATCTTTAAAGTGATCTTTTAAGCGATAAGACTTTCCATTAATAGGTACAACATGAGTATGGTGCAAAACTTTATCTAATATGGAATTTGCAATAACAGGATCATAAAAAATATCATCCCAAGCATTGAAATTTATATTGGTTGTTAAAATTGTACTTTTTTTCTCATATCGCATG
This region includes:
- a CDS encoding tyrosine-type recombinase/integrase, coding for MNSKKKNGYTKNTLGNFYGVLSGSLKMAVHPYGFIKENPMLYVSMPKFNTKQSDEKISLLTIDEVNQILDRFPFGSSFYINVQIAFHTGLRASEVCALTWDNIDFENKTLTVEKNLLKQGHEWCFDTPKTRSSNRTIRIGDTLINILKKHNLWQKENQLRYGKYYAKNTYDFHGKTYITTDLISTKENGELVSSDSLKYLSRVVNYDLGIKFNFHALKHTHASMLLEGGANIKDIQKRLGHSKLATTIDTYSHVTEKIQNNTIDIFEKLVVNNNPPA